From the genome of Sporomusa sphaeroides DSM 2875:
AACAGCAGCACGCCAAAATGAAGGTCTTAATCACCTGTTAGCTGCTTTGTACCGTATAGCTACAGGTGAGTGTAAGACTCATCACAAACAATTGCAGTATTCGCCAGAGGTGGAAGCAGCAATCGCGCAGCTTTTACCCAATATTGAGCGTCATATAGATAAACGGCTGAATGCCCGGTGGGTAGCGCTTAGACTGTTAGACGGAGACAGGGCTTTTATTGAAAGTATTGCCTTGCACTTGCAGTTGAGCGGCAATCCTGTTGTCAGGGAGGCCGTACAATGAAGGATAATGTTAAGCCGCTAAATACCTTTGCCGGTTTATGCGCGGAGGCGGAGGCTATTCGCCTCCGCTATGGCAACCAGTTAAGTGACAGAATAGTTGCCGATGTATATGCCAATGCTGAGAGTATTGCCCGCAAAGTTGTTACATCACCGGCAACCGATAAATCTTATTGGGATAACAAGCTTGACGACATATTGACATCACGTATATTTGGCTATCCCATTATGTTGATACTGCTAAGCTTAGTGTTTTGGATTACCATTGAGGGGGCTAACGTTCCCTCGGCAATGCTTGCCACTGCGCTTTTTAGTTTCCAGGACCAGTTGACAGTCTGGTTTCAAGCTGCTGGTGCGCCTGACTGGCTGCATGGTATTCTGGTGCTTGGCCTCTACCGGGCACTGGCCTGGGTGATTGCGGTAATGCTGCCGCCAATGGCTATATTTTTCCCGCTATTTACTCTATTGGAGGATTTGGGTTATCTTCCCCGGGTGGCCTTTAACCTTGATAATTTATTTAAAAAGTGCAAGGCTTGCGGCAAGCAGATTCTTACTATGTGCATGGGTTTTGGCTGTAACGCCGCCGGCATAGTCTCCTGCAGGATTATTGATTCTCCCCGGGAACGGCTTATCGCCATTCTGACCAACAACTTTGTGCCCTGTAACGGCCGGTTTCCCACCCTGATTGCCATTGCCACCATTTTTGTTGGCGGGGCGTTAACGCCACAATATGAAACAGCTGTTGTCACTGTCTTTATGGCCAGTCTGGTTATGCTGGGAATTGCCATTACTTTTGTCACGTCCTGGCTTTTGTCTCATACCATTCTAAAAGGGGAAGCCTCTTCAATGGTACTGGAACTTCCGCCTTACCGCAAACCGAATATTGGTGCAGTCATTTACCGGTCCATGATTGATCGTACTTTCTTCGTGCTCAGACGGGCGGTTTTGATGGCGGCTCCGGCCGGTGCAATTACCTGGCTCTTTGCCAATTTGTACATAGGTGAGCTCAGTATTCTGCAGCACCTGGCCGGAGGACTGCAGCCTGTCGCCTATGCAATCGGACTTGATGGCTATATTTTGCTGGCGTTTATCTTAGGGTTGCCTGCCAACGAGATTGTTGTTCCAATTTTGCTGATGAGTTATTTGTCTATAGGCCATATGATTGAGCTTGATGAGTTGTCTCAATTGCGGCAAGTCCTCATCAGCCACGGCTGGACCTGGCTGACGGCTCTAAATACCATGTTGTTCTGTTTGCTGCATTGGCCCTGTACGACGGCTTTGCTCTCGGCATATAAAGAATCAGGCAGTGCCAAATGGACGTTCCTGACATTTTTACTGCCGACCATAGTTGGCTTTGCCGTATGCTTTATTGTTGCCCAGTCGGCTCGGGCGTTAGGCTTGGTATAGCCGGAGGATGTCAGACTGCCGTCTACAAATCAGTCGGCTGACGCTCTTCGAGAAAGGTGTATAACTGCTGATACGTATCGGGATTTTTTCGCATAAATACTACGAAGGACTGAATGGCTTCAATAGTTGAATTGGATAAGTAATGCTCAATGGCTTCGGCTTCGGCGGCAATGTTGCAGTTAGTGCGAAGCATTACTAAAAACTCCTGCAGAATCTGGTTGCGGCGGACAAGGAATTTGCCGGTTTCGATGCCTTTGGCAGTCAGGCAGATATGACCGTATTTTTGGTAGGTGATATAACCAAGAAGATTGAGTTTGCGCATGGCTTTGGAAACAGAAGGCATAGACACATTAAGTTTGTGGCTGATATCAGTAACCCGGACAACGCCGAGATTGGCATGAAACCGATAGATTTCTTCCAAATAATCTTCCAGGCTTGGTGAAAGCATAGATATTCCTCCTGAAACCTTGCCGGGTTAATAGCATGAAATTAATAAATAATAATGCTTATCAATAAAATTGTGTTGGCAGCTTAGTATATGTTATGATGAATTATAAAATTTTGAACTGAAAAATAAAAAAAACGCACAAAAAACTCCCTTTTCTTATGGAGAGGGAGTTTTTTTAGGCACTTTATCTACATATCCAGATATTCTTCCCCGATTATTTTAACAATGGCCTGGGCGGCAGTGGCGTCGGCTATCAGCTGGATTAATTGATCTTCTTCCCCTTTGCGGACCAGGGTAACAATACTGACCGTCTCGGCGAAATCTTTGCTTTGGATAGGAAATTTGTTAAGCCGCAACTGATTTTCTACTGTGCCCAGCAGATGGTAGTCAAGCTGGATGGCTAGCTTGGTATGCAGCTGCTTTTCAACAATTACGGCAGCCTCCAGGCTGGCGGAAGCTGCTTTGGCATAGGCACGGATCAGTCCGCCGGCTCCCAGTTTGATGCCGCCAAAATAGCGGGTTACGACAATGACGGTGTTTTTTACCGCCGATTTGTTGATGACGTCCAATATTGGTTTGCCGGCCGTGCCGCTAGGTTCGCCGTCATCATCGGCTTTTTGATATTGTCCATGCTGGCCGATTACATAGGCGGAGCAATTATGGTTGGCTTCTTTGTGACGCTTTTTAATGTCGTTAATGAACGTCACAGCGGCCTCTTCTGTCACGGCAGGACAGGCAGAGGCAATAAACAGGGATTTATTGATTTCAAGCTGGATTTCAGCCACTTGTTTTATGGTGCGGTAGGCAGGCAGCATAAGGAGACCTCCGGTTTTATCTATAGGGTGGTGGTATGGGTTGCCAGTATTCGGGCAAAATCGTCCGGCAGGGGTGCTGTGACGGTAATCGGTTCTTTTGTTGACAGCTGCTCAAAGCTTACCGATACGGCGTGCAAGGCTTGTCTGGACATAAGCGGAGAACGGCTGCCGTACATGCGGTCGCCGATGATGGGGTAGCCAAGATGAGCTAAATGAACCCGTATCTGGTGGGTTCGGCCGGTATCCAGTACCAGTTCGAGCAGTGAAGTGGCAGCAAAGGTGCGGACAGTTTGGTAATGGGTAACAGCCTCCTCGCCTTTGGTGCTGATGGCCCGCCGGTTTGGTGAGTTTGGATGCGGGCCGATAGGGGCGGCAATTGTTCCCGACGGCGGCTGAGGCACACCTTGGACTAGAGCCCAATAGGTACGCTTGAGGGTCCTTGCCTTTAATTGCTCTTCTAATAAAAACTGGCTGCGGGAATCTTTCGCGAAAATTATGCAGCCCGATGTTTCCCGGTCTAACCTGTGAACTGCGCGAACGGTACTCAGGATGCCGCGCTCACGGAGGTGATAAGCCAGATGGTTGGCCAGAGTACCACCGGTTGTTTGTCCGGTGGGATGAACCAGCTGGTAAGGAGGTTTATTCAAAACCAGTACCTGCTCATCCTCATAAAGAATATCGATGTCTCCCGGTTCAGGCTCAACCCCATAGGATGTATCTTCAAGCAGTAAAACGCGTAAATTGTCGTTTGCCTTAAGCTGACGCTGAAGAAAAGCAGGCTTGCCGTTTAAGAATATTCCTTTTTGGCGTGTCAGCTTCTGGATTTGCCGTCCGGAGCAGTGCAGTACCTGCTTAAGATAGTCTTCTACCGTGAGGCTGGTATGCTCTGGTGAGATTTTATGGTTTTGGAATGATTTCATTAATAAATAGCCTTCTTTCAAAAAAGGTATGTACAATTCTACTATAAAATAAAATCCTGCAGTTGGCAAATGCCTTCCCCAGATTCCAGGACTAGTGCTGCATCTGGTGATATACTTCATGTTATTCTGAGTGCAGCACTAGCGCTGTTGTGTTATGATAGGAATAATTAATTAGGAAGGAAAGCCAATTATGACATTAGCAACCCAGTTATTGGACTGGTATTACGAAAACGCCAGGGATTTGCCTTGGCGTCAGGATAAAGATGCATATAAAATTTGGGTTTCGGAGATTATGCTGCAGCAAACACGGGTAGAAGCTGTAAAGGGTTATTATCAGCGATGGATTGACCGGTTTCCCACACCCGCGGTTTTGGCAGAGGCCTCTGAACAGGAAGTATTGCAGTATTGGCAGGGGCTGGGATATTACAGTCGGGCCCGCAATTTGCTGGCCGGGGTACGGGAGGTATGTGCAGCCTATGGGGGGGAAGTACCGGAAGACGAGCAGTTGATCAGGCAGCTTCCTGGGGTGGGAGACTATACTGCCGGTGCTATCGCGAGCATTGCCTATAACCGGCGGGTGCCGGCTGTTGACGGCAATGTCTTGAGAATTTTCAGCCGGCTGTTTTGCCTGGAGAGTGATATCAGCAAGCAGGCGACCAAACGGGAGATTGCCGGCTTGCTGCATCGGCATATGCCTGACAGCAGTCCGGGAGATTTTAACCAGGCGCTGATGGATTTGGGATCCATGATCTGTATTCCCCGACGTCCCCGCTGCCAGGTTTGTCCGCTAAGCAATTTGTGTGAAGGCTATGCACGGGAGGTTCAGGATACGTTACCAGTGCGGCCTGCCAAGAAAGAGCCTGTGTTGGTGCAGTTAGCTGCCGGTCTGGTATTGCAGGACGGAAAATATCTGGTGCGGCAGCGCCCGGCCAAAGGTCTGTTGGCCGGGATGTGGGAATTTCCCACTGTGGAACTTACTGGTGGGCAGGCAGCAGACCGGTGTCTAACAGCAGTACTGTGGCATGAGTTTGGTCAGGAAGTCGATGTAGGGGAAGAGCAGTTTCATTATATCCATATATTTAGTCACCGGAAATGGGATATTTCCTTTTTTTCATGTCAATGGCTGTCAGGCAATGGGGTGATGAAGGAAGGCCAATGGCGGAGTCTTACTGAATTTAGCAATATGCCCTGGGCCGGTCCCCATCATAAGGTTGCCCTGGCATTGGCTGAAAGCTAGTGCTGCATCCGGTGATATTGCCGGATGCAGCACTAGAGGCTGTGGCATAAAGAAAACACGGCTTATGCCGAGCTCCAGCGAAGGCGAAAGCCGATGTTGCCCTTATCCAGGCGAAAGTTATACTTTCTATCAGGATAAAAAAGCGTACTCCTAGCTGCGATGGCTGCGAGTACGCTTTTTTTACTCTTTTTTAGTTGCTTCCTGAGCTCGGGTTACCGGCTCTTTTTTAGTCTTTCCACTTTGCTTAGGGCCGCGGCCAGGTTTTTTATCCCCCACACCCGTCACCTCCAACTGTGTTTAGCTAATAGTATACCCATGAAAAGAGCGGCATATACCTGCATAATATCAGAAACGGGCCGTTGCAAAACGCAGTTTAAAATTTTTTCAGTAAATTTTGTGTTTTGTAAAAAAAATAAAAGGTTTTTTGCAATTGATTCCGAACTAATATTACAAAACAAATTACTGGTCAGACCACTGTACCAGCATACCGTTAAAAAACTTTACAAGGGAGTGAAAATTCAAAAAAATAAAAATTAATTATAACATATACAAATTATGAATTCAAGAAATATTGGCAATATTTTTGCGCTAAAAAACGAAAAAAAATGCTATTTCCACACAATTTTTTCATCTATAAGCAGGAGTCTAGGGTTTTTACAAGAATGTATACAATATAATTTCACAATTATTTCTTGTTAACACAATTTTTCTAGCTAGTAATGGCTAAACCAAATTGATGAAAAGGAAGGGATACCTATGGCAAAAATGAAAACTATGGATGGCAACGCCGCAGCAGCACATGTAGCCTATGCATTTACGGAAGTTGCGGCAATTTATCCCATCACCCCGTCGTCTAATATGGCAGAAAACGTTGATATCTGGGCAGCAGAAGGTCGCAAAAATATCTTCGGACAAACAGTGAGAGTTGTTGAAATGCAGTCCGAAGCTGGCGCTGCCGGTGCTGTGCATGGCTCTCTGCAAGCAGGTGCTCTTACCTCTACGTTTACGGCATCCCAGGGCTTATTGTTAATGATTCCTAATATGTACAAGATTGCCGGCGAATTGCTGCCAGGCGTATTGCATGTAAGTGCCCGTGCCGTTGCTGCTTCCGCTCTAAATATCTTTGGTGATCATCAGGATGTCATGGCAGCCCGCCAAACTGGTTTTGCCCTGCTTGCTGAGAGCAGTGTGCAACAGGTAATGGACTTGGCAGCCGTTGCCCATCTGTCAGCTATCGAAGGCCGTGTTCCGTTCCTAAACTTCTTTGACGGTTTTAGAAATTCCCATGAGATTCAAAAAATCGAAACATGGGATTATGATGTTTTAGCCAAAATGGTTAACCAGGAGGCTCTGGCAGACTTCCGGAAACGGGCTCTGAATCCTAACCATCCGGTTACCAGAGGAACTGCGCAAAATCCTGATATCTACTTCCAGGGTCGCGAGGTTTCCAATGAGTATTATGAAGCTTTGCCGGAAATTGTTGAAAAATATATGGAAAAAGTTAAAGAAGTTACCGGCAGGGAATATCACCTGTTTAACTACTACGGTGCGCCTGACGCTGATCGCATGATTGTAGCTATGGGCTCTGCTTGCGAAACTATTGAAGAAACCATTGACTATCTGAATGCTAATGGTGAAAAAGTAGGTCTTTTAACTGTTCACCTCTATCGTCCTTTCTCCATTAAGCATTTCATGAAATACATTCCTAAAACAGTTACCAAGATTGCTGTTCTTGACCGTACCAAAGAACCAGGCTGTGCTGGCGAACCACTTTATCTTGATGTTAAAAATGCATTTTACCGCAAAGATTGGCAGCCGGTTATTGTTGGCGGCCGCTATGGCTTGGGCTCAAAAGATGTTGTGCCTGCCCAAATCCTTTCCGTTTATGAAAACCTCAAAGCCGATGAGCCGAAAGACGGCTTCACCATCGGTATTGTTGATGATGTTACCCATACTTCCCTGCCGCTTGGCGCAGATATCGACACCACACCTGAAGGCACCCGCGCCTGTAAGTTCTGGGGTCTGGGTTCTGACGGCACAGTCGGCGCCAACAAAATGGCGATCAAAATCATTGGCGACAAAACCGACATGTTTGCTCAGGGTTATTTTGCCTATGACTCCAAAAAATCAGGCGGTATAACTGTTTCTCACCTGCGTTTTGGTAAAAAACAGATTAAATCCCCGTATCTGATTAATAAAGCTGACTTTATCGCCTGTCACAACCAATCCTATGTTACCAAATATGATGTTCTGGCCGGATTAAAACAGGGTGGTACCTTCCTGCTCAACTGCATTTGGGATGAAAAAGAGCTGGACGAGCATTTACCGGCTAGCATTAAACAATATATTGCCAATAAAAATATTAATTTCTACACCATCAACGCAGTAGGCATTGCCAGAGAAATTGGTCTCGGCGGCCGTATCAACATGATCATGCAATCGGCATTCTTTAAATTAGCCAACATTATTCCTATTGAAGATGCAGTAAAATATCTTAAAGATGCGGTTGTTGATGAGTATGGCTTAAAAGGCGAAAAGATTGTTAACATGAACTTTGCCGCCATCGACAAAGGCATCAATGCTATGGTGAAAATTACTGTTCCGGAAAGCTGGAAGAATGCAACCGACACAGTTGTAGAAACCAAAGAAGTGCCTGAGTTCATCAAGAAGGTTGTTATTCCGATGAACCGCAACGAAGGTGACAGTCTGCCGCTGAGTGTACTCAAGGAAATGGGTATTACTGACGGCACTTTCCCGATGGGAACTGCTGCTTATGAGAAACGCGGTATTGCGGTAGACGTTCCTGAATGGGATGTTGAAAAATGTATCCAATGTAACCAATGCTCCTTCGTTTGTCCGCACGCTTGTATCAGACCGGTGCTGGCCAACGAAGAGGAAGTCAAAAATGCTCCTGCCGGCTTTGTTACCAAGAAAGCTAATGGTGCCGCTGATCTCCAGTTCCGGATTGCTGTATCGCCGCTGGATTGCACAGGCTGTGGCAACTGCGTTCAAGTGTGCCCGGCTAAAGAAAAAGCTATTACCATGCAGCCGCTGGAAAGCCAAATGGCTCAGGCTGATTTGTGGGATTATGCGTTGTCGCTGTCCAAAAAGCCTAACCCGGTTAGCAAAGAGACTGTCCGCGGCAGCCAGTTCGAAACTCCGTACCTTGAATTCTCCGGCGCCTGCGCAGGTTGTCTTGAAACTGCTTATGCCAAGCTTGTAACTCAACTGTTCGGTGACAGAATGATGATTGCCAATGCAACCGGTTGTTCTTCCATCTGGGGCGCATCGGCACCTGCTACTCCGTACTGCACTGATAAATGCGGCCATGGTCCGGCTTGGGCCAACTCCCTGTTTGAAGATAATGCCGAATTCGGTTATGGCATGCAAGTTGCCGTGAAACAAATTCGCGCACGCCTGGCAGACAAAGTAGCTGAAGCGCTGACTACCGCAACCGG
Proteins encoded in this window:
- a CDS encoding nucleoside recognition domain-containing protein, producing MKDNVKPLNTFAGLCAEAEAIRLRYGNQLSDRIVADVYANAESIARKVVTSPATDKSYWDNKLDDILTSRIFGYPIMLILLSLVFWITIEGANVPSAMLATALFSFQDQLTVWFQAAGAPDWLHGILVLGLYRALAWVIAVMLPPMAIFFPLFTLLEDLGYLPRVAFNLDNLFKKCKACGKQILTMCMGFGCNAAGIVSCRIIDSPRERLIAILTNNFVPCNGRFPTLIAIATIFVGGALTPQYETAVVTVFMASLVMLGIAITFVTSWLLSHTILKGEASSMVLELPPYRKPNIGAVIYRSMIDRTFFVLRRAVLMAAPAGAITWLFANLYIGELSILQHLAGGLQPVAYAIGLDGYILLAFILGLPANEIVVPILLMSYLSIGHMIELDELSQLRQVLISHGWTWLTALNTMLFCLLHWPCTTALLSAYKESGSAKWTFLTFLLPTIVGFAVCFIVAQSARALGLV
- a CDS encoding RluA family pseudouridine synthase is translated as MKSFQNHKISPEHTSLTVEDYLKQVLHCSGRQIQKLTRQKGIFLNGKPAFLQRQLKANDNLRVLLLEDTSYGVEPEPGDIDILYEDEQVLVLNKPPYQLVHPTGQTTGGTLANHLAYHLRERGILSTVRAVHRLDRETSGCIIFAKDSRSQFLLEEQLKARTLKRTYWALVQGVPQPPSGTIAAPIGPHPNSPNRRAISTKGEEAVTHYQTVRTFAATSLLELVLDTGRTHQIRVHLAHLGYPIIGDRMYGSRSPLMSRQALHAVSVSFEQLSTKEPITVTAPLPDDFARILATHTTTL
- the nifJ gene encoding pyruvate:ferredoxin (flavodoxin) oxidoreductase; translation: MAKMKTMDGNAAAAHVAYAFTEVAAIYPITPSSNMAENVDIWAAEGRKNIFGQTVRVVEMQSEAGAAGAVHGSLQAGALTSTFTASQGLLLMIPNMYKIAGELLPGVLHVSARAVAASALNIFGDHQDVMAARQTGFALLAESSVQQVMDLAAVAHLSAIEGRVPFLNFFDGFRNSHEIQKIETWDYDVLAKMVNQEALADFRKRALNPNHPVTRGTAQNPDIYFQGREVSNEYYEALPEIVEKYMEKVKEVTGREYHLFNYYGAPDADRMIVAMGSACETIEETIDYLNANGEKVGLLTVHLYRPFSIKHFMKYIPKTVTKIAVLDRTKEPGCAGEPLYLDVKNAFYRKDWQPVIVGGRYGLGSKDVVPAQILSVYENLKADEPKDGFTIGIVDDVTHTSLPLGADIDTTPEGTRACKFWGLGSDGTVGANKMAIKIIGDKTDMFAQGYFAYDSKKSGGITVSHLRFGKKQIKSPYLINKADFIACHNQSYVTKYDVLAGLKQGGTFLLNCIWDEKELDEHLPASIKQYIANKNINFYTINAVGIAREIGLGGRINMIMQSAFFKLANIIPIEDAVKYLKDAVVDEYGLKGEKIVNMNFAAIDKGINAMVKITVPESWKNATDTVVETKEVPEFIKKVVIPMNRNEGDSLPLSVLKEMGITDGTFPMGTAAYEKRGIAVDVPEWDVEKCIQCNQCSFVCPHACIRPVLANEEEVKNAPAGFVTKKANGAADLQFRIAVSPLDCTGCGNCVQVCPAKEKAITMQPLESQMAQADLWDYALSLSKKPNPVSKETVRGSQFETPYLEFSGACAGCLETAYAKLVTQLFGDRMMIANATGCSSIWGASAPATPYCTDKCGHGPAWANSLFEDNAEFGYGMQVAVKQIRARLADKVAEALTTATGDVKVALEEWLAKKDIGAGSRERADKLSAALDAVKGTNALLDEINSYKDFFVKRSQWIFGGDGWAYDIGYGGLDHVLASGEDVNVFVFDTEVYSNTGGQSSKATPTAAIAQFAASGKQTKKKDLGMMAMSYGYVYVAQVCMGSDKNQTLKAIAEAEAYPGPSLIIAYSPCINHGLKVGMGNSQLECKRAVEAGYWSMYRYNPALKEQGKNPFSLDSKEPTADFKEFLMGEVRYSSLKKLFPEQADELFDKTAKDAVERRDMYKRLVKLHGEIVAETAAKE
- a CDS encoding YigZ family protein, whose protein sequence is MLPAYRTIKQVAEIQLEINKSLFIASACPAVTEEAAVTFINDIKKRHKEANHNCSAYVIGQHGQYQKADDDGEPSGTAGKPILDVINKSAVKNTVIVVTRYFGGIKLGAGGLIRAYAKAASASLEAAVIVEKQLHTKLAIQLDYHLLGTVENQLRLNKFPIQSKDFAETVSIVTLVRKGEEDQLIQLIADATAAQAIVKIIGEEYLDM
- the mutY gene encoding A/G-specific adenine glycosylase — protein: MTLATQLLDWYYENARDLPWRQDKDAYKIWVSEIMLQQTRVEAVKGYYQRWIDRFPTPAVLAEASEQEVLQYWQGLGYYSRARNLLAGVREVCAAYGGEVPEDEQLIRQLPGVGDYTAGAIASIAYNRRVPAVDGNVLRIFSRLFCLESDISKQATKREIAGLLHRHMPDSSPGDFNQALMDLGSMICIPRRPRCQVCPLSNLCEGYAREVQDTLPVRPAKKEPVLVQLAAGLVLQDGKYLVRQRPAKGLLAGMWEFPTVELTGGQAADRCLTAVLWHEFGQEVDVGEEQFHYIHIFSHRKWDISFFSCQWLSGNGVMKEGQWRSLTEFSNMPWAGPHHKVALALAES
- a CDS encoding metal-dependent transcriptional regulator — protein: MLSPSLEDYLEEIYRFHANLGVVRVTDISHKLNVSMPSVSKAMRKLNLLGYITYQKYGHICLTAKGIETGKFLVRRNQILQEFLVMLRTNCNIAAEAEAIEHYLSNSTIEAIQSFVVFMRKNPDTYQQLYTFLEERQPTDL